In the Natronolimnobius baerhuensis genome, one interval contains:
- the gdhB gene encoding glutamate dehydrogenase GdhB, with protein sequence MASDEQSASTTSDVSTTETETEPESALETARRQLARAGSQLEIDDAIRERLAHPAKVHEVTIPLERDDGSVEVFTGYRAQHDSVRGPYKGGLRFHPEVSRDECVGLSMWMTWKCAVMDLPFGGAKGGIVVNPKSLSSAEKERLTRRFTQEIRDAIGPNRDIPAPDMGTDPATMAWIMDAYSMQEGETIPGVVTGKPPAVGGSYGREEAPGRSVAIVTRETCEYLERPLSETTVAVQGFGSVGASAARLLEEWGATIVAVSDVNGAVYDPDGLNVASIPSHDEEPEAVTRNADDVLDNDALLELDVDVLIPAAVGNAITADNADKIQADLVVEGANGPTTFAADSILAEQGVTVIPDILANAGGVTVSYFEWLQDINRRSWSLERVNDELETEMVRAWNAVRSEVDDRGVRWRDAAYVVALSRIAAAHDARGLWP encoded by the coding sequence ATGGCTTCAGACGAGCAGTCGGCGTCGACGACGAGCGATGTATCGACAACGGAGACAGAGACGGAACCCGAAAGCGCCCTCGAGACGGCGCGCCGACAGTTGGCTCGCGCTGGCTCGCAACTCGAGATCGACGACGCGATTCGAGAACGGCTGGCACACCCCGCAAAAGTCCACGAGGTGACGATTCCGCTCGAGCGCGACGACGGAAGCGTCGAGGTGTTTACCGGCTATCGCGCCCAGCACGATAGCGTGCGCGGCCCCTACAAGGGCGGGCTGCGCTTTCACCCCGAGGTCAGCCGCGACGAGTGTGTCGGGCTTTCGATGTGGATGACCTGGAAGTGTGCCGTCATGGACCTCCCGTTTGGCGGCGCAAAGGGTGGCATCGTCGTCAACCCGAAATCACTCTCGAGTGCCGAAAAGGAACGACTCACCCGCCGGTTCACACAGGAGATTCGCGACGCGATTGGGCCGAACAGGGACATTCCAGCACCCGATATGGGGACCGATCCCGCGACGATGGCCTGGATTATGGACGCCTACAGTATGCAAGAAGGCGAAACCATCCCGGGCGTCGTCACCGGAAAACCACCCGCAGTCGGCGGCTCCTACGGGCGCGAGGAAGCACCCGGCCGCAGCGTTGCAATCGTCACTCGAGAGACCTGCGAGTACCTAGAGCGGCCACTCTCAGAGACCACCGTCGCCGTCCAGGGATTCGGAAGCGTCGGTGCGAGCGCTGCACGCCTGCTCGAGGAGTGGGGTGCAACGATTGTCGCCGTCTCGGATGTCAATGGCGCAGTGTACGATCCGGACGGCCTCAACGTCGCCTCGATCCCGTCACACGACGAAGAACCCGAGGCAGTCACGCGCAACGCAGACGACGTTCTCGACAACGACGCGCTGCTCGAACTCGACGTCGACGTATTGATCCCCGCCGCAGTCGGCAACGCGATCACGGCTGACAACGCCGATAAGATTCAGGCTGATCTCGTCGTCGAAGGGGCGAACGGCCCGACGACGTTCGCCGCCGATTCGATCCTCGCTGAACAGGGCGTTACTGTCATCCCTGATATCCTCGCAAACGCAGGCGGTGTGACAGTGAGTTACTTCGAGTGGCTCCAGGATATCAACCGCCGCTCGTGGAGCCTCGAGCGCGTCAACGACGAACTCGAGACGGAGATGGTTCGGGCCTGGAACGCCGTGCGTTCGGAGGTCGACGACCGCGGTGTACGGTGGCGAGACGCAGCGTACGTCGTTGCACTCTCTCGAATCGCGGCTGCTCACGACGCACGTGGACTGTGGCCCTGA
- a CDS encoding rubrerythrin-like domain-containing protein, translated as MKDVYFDPREESSYECFDCGTVVTTAAPKDCPNCGAAMRNRQTPIE; from the coding sequence ATGAAAGACGTCTATTTCGACCCACGTGAAGAATCGTCCTACGAATGTTTCGACTGTGGCACCGTCGTGACCACCGCGGCCCCAAAAGACTGCCCGAACTGCGGTGCAGCGATGCGGAATCGACAAACACCAATCGAGTAA
- a CDS encoding bacterio-opsin activator domain-containing protein, whose protein sequence is MGFAYADDEPRVVVVEPAENVEPVTVDRESVASVSTVPTAAEALETLAAAAVDCLVTPQHLADSSGLELLERVRERSEVPVVLAPWDGDERLASDAVAAGVTEYVPRGDGTAGGALAGALERALETGRDCAETRARARQFDAIFDDPETAAWVLEPDGHIRRVNEAALAVMESGDVHGEAFPELAWFDAVDDGETTVSRVLERSLEKGRAVSRELSQTDTHETTADPQTLELTIRPVFDGETVTAVLARASNVTERARLEAELRESEELHRVTLNNMTDTILITDETGAFTYVCPNVHFIFGYSDDEIHEMGTIDDLLEPELFDREELAAEGVLTNIECTATDKAGREHTLLVNVREVSIQDGTLLYSCRDITKRKHREEALTALHRTSQDLLYAETDHEIATAIVEASADVLDLEASAAYLFETDENVLRPVAHSRGMTALHGPLSPRTATRDSITGEVFVEGDGQFYPDIRESPLFSNPTTEIKSAGIVPLGDHGVFLVGTDEPDVFDDVLCELTDLLATTAEAALDRVEREHGLRERDRTLKQQNRQLARLNRVNEIIREIDAALVRAETREEIERAVCDRLTTADRFSFAWIGAVAAGNDELRPRTRAETGRGGEYLDGVSLTLEDGLDADSEAATGEPAVRTAWTRDVTIVDNVATDLRDAPWRSEALAREYHSVISVPIAYDEFTYGVLTVYADRPGAVDDMTRAVLAELGETVASAIAGVERKSALLSDSSTRLEFDAYDEGFVLSRLARRSECTLSFDGGVRQREDGVTIFATVEGASAGAVVRAAEDLVAVDHARVLGADATTGEGRDGSSTGDDESETSGDGAATGEGGTVVLKLAGPFLASQLADHGAVLRHVEATPDRTRLLVEVPYGVDERKSADVVTSALTDVELRSKQTAERVHGHDVRSALLERLTDRQLEVVQFAYYGGYFEAPRERSGEEIAETLGISPAAFYQHNRTVQRKLFTLVFDELGLPASIAEGVE, encoded by the coding sequence ATGGGTTTTGCATACGCCGACGACGAACCTCGAGTCGTCGTCGTCGAACCGGCCGAGAACGTCGAACCGGTTACAGTCGACCGCGAGTCTGTGGCCAGCGTCTCGACAGTGCCAACGGCGGCTGAGGCCCTCGAGACGCTCGCGGCTGCTGCAGTGGACTGTCTCGTCACGCCACAACACCTCGCCGATAGCTCCGGCCTCGAGTTGCTTGAGCGCGTTCGCGAGCGCAGTGAGGTGCCGGTCGTCCTCGCGCCGTGGGACGGCGACGAGAGACTTGCGAGCGATGCGGTCGCGGCGGGGGTGACGGAGTACGTCCCGCGAGGCGACGGCACTGCCGGTGGCGCGCTCGCTGGGGCGCTCGAGCGTGCCCTCGAGACGGGCCGCGACTGTGCCGAAACGCGGGCTCGGGCCCGCCAGTTCGATGCGATTTTCGACGACCCCGAGACAGCGGCGTGGGTGCTCGAGCCTGATGGTCACATTCGACGGGTGAACGAGGCTGCACTCGCGGTGATGGAGAGCGGCGATGTCCACGGAGAGGCGTTCCCGGAACTGGCCTGGTTCGATGCCGTCGACGACGGGGAGACGACGGTGTCGCGGGTACTCGAGCGTTCACTCGAGAAGGGACGGGCCGTCAGTCGGGAACTGAGCCAAACGGACACACACGAGACCACGGCGGACCCACAGACTCTCGAACTCACTATTCGGCCGGTGTTCGACGGCGAGACGGTCACCGCTGTCCTCGCACGAGCGAGCAACGTCACCGAACGCGCACGTCTCGAGGCCGAACTTCGAGAGTCCGAGGAACTCCACCGAGTGACGCTGAACAACATGACCGATACGATTCTCATTACGGACGAGACGGGCGCGTTTACGTACGTCTGCCCGAACGTCCACTTCATCTTCGGCTACTCGGACGACGAAATCCACGAGATGGGGACGATTGACGACTTGCTTGAACCGGAGCTGTTCGACCGGGAGGAACTCGCCGCCGAGGGCGTGCTCACGAATATCGAGTGTACGGCGACGGACAAGGCCGGACGCGAACACACACTGTTGGTCAACGTCCGCGAAGTGTCGATTCAGGATGGAACACTGTTGTATAGCTGTCGCGACATCACGAAACGAAAACACCGTGAGGAGGCCTTGACGGCGCTGCATCGGACTTCACAGGACCTGCTCTACGCCGAGACGGACCACGAAATCGCAACCGCCATCGTCGAGGCCTCAGCAGACGTCCTCGACCTCGAGGCCAGCGCCGCGTACCTGTTCGAGACGGACGAAAACGTGTTGCGACCGGTTGCACACTCGCGAGGGATGACCGCGCTGCACGGGCCGCTGTCGCCTCGAACGGCGACTCGAGACAGTATTACGGGCGAGGTTTTCGTCGAGGGCGACGGCCAGTTTTATCCAGATATTCGAGAGTCGCCGCTATTTTCGAATCCGACGACGGAGATCAAGAGCGCGGGCATCGTGCCACTGGGCGACCACGGTGTGTTTCTCGTCGGCACCGACGAACCGGACGTTTTCGACGACGTGCTGTGTGAGTTGACCGACTTGCTGGCGACGACGGCGGAGGCGGCACTTGATCGCGTCGAACGCGAGCACGGACTTCGCGAACGGGATCGGACGCTCAAGCAGCAAAATCGACAACTTGCTCGCCTCAATCGCGTAAACGAGATTATCCGCGAGATAGACGCTGCACTCGTTCGCGCCGAGACCCGCGAGGAAATCGAACGCGCAGTCTGTGACCGACTGACGACGGCCGACCGATTCTCCTTTGCCTGGATCGGTGCCGTCGCCGCCGGAAACGACGAACTCAGACCCCGGACGCGCGCCGAAACGGGACGCGGCGGCGAGTACCTTGACGGCGTGTCGTTGACGCTCGAGGACGGCCTCGACGCTGATTCGGAGGCCGCTACCGGCGAACCGGCGGTCAGAACCGCTTGGACTCGAGACGTGACGATTGTCGATAACGTCGCAACCGATCTGCGCGATGCGCCGTGGCGTTCTGAAGCGCTCGCTCGCGAGTATCACTCGGTCATCAGCGTCCCTATCGCCTACGACGAATTCACCTACGGCGTGTTGACCGTCTACGCCGACCGGCCGGGCGCCGTCGACGATATGACGCGGGCCGTCCTCGCGGAACTCGGCGAGACCGTCGCCTCGGCTATCGCGGGTGTCGAACGCAAGAGTGCGCTGCTTTCTGACTCGAGTACGCGCCTCGAGTTCGACGCGTACGATGAGGGGTTCGTGCTCTCGCGGCTTGCTCGTCGCAGCGAGTGTACGCTCTCGTTTGACGGGGGTGTTCGCCAGCGCGAAGACGGTGTGACGATTTTTGCAACGGTTGAGGGGGCATCGGCTGGGGCTGTTGTGCGTGCCGCGGAGGACCTCGTCGCCGTCGACCATGCTCGAGTGCTGGGCGCGGATGCGACGACTGGCGAGGGACGTGACGGGAGTAGCACTGGTGACGATGAAAGTGAAACCAGCGGAGACGGGGCAGCAACTGGGGAGGGCGGCACCGTCGTTCTCAAGCTTGCGGGTCCGTTCCTTGCCTCACAGCTCGCCGACCACGGCGCGGTGTTGCGCCACGTCGAGGCCACGCCGGACCGAACGCGTCTGCTCGTCGAGGTTCCATACGGCGTCGACGAGCGAAAGAGCGCCGACGTCGTCACAAGTGCGCTGACTGACGTCGAACTCCGCTCGAAACAGACCGCCGAACGGGTACACGGCCACGACGTGCGATCAGCGCTCCTCGAGCGATTGACCGACCGGCAACTCGAGGTCGTCCAGTTTGCGTACTACGGTGGTTACTTCGAAGCGCCACGGGAACGCTCCGGCGAAGAAATCGCAGAGACACTCGGCATCTCGCCGGCCGCGTTTTATCAGCACAACCGGACCGTACAGCGGAAACTGTTCACACTGGTGTTCGACGAGTTGGGACTTCCAGCAAGTATTGCAGAAGGGGTTGAATAG
- a CDS encoding YihY/virulence factor BrkB family protein, translated as MADSDSRSSLLTLARDVAAVARERQISVKSAGLAYHGFNTLVPLVILLLVGVTLVDALEPLLTALEEATGLEGMVSEEGLEAATAEGNEARTYAAILALVILLWSAVRLFQAVNSAFTDVYGSRKKESYMTTAATVTLVTGFNVALMTLTLVAGVALVSIVGMSLSIRGGGLAATAAGSVVLTGLLVVVFIPMYYLFPQVDVSVREVFPGTIFAALSWAVLAASFRFYVATSDSVALFGIAGAILLILTWVYFGSLCLLLGAVLNAVLADRVSPDDGWVPLWGVWSKYAGLFR; from the coding sequence ATGGCCGATTCGGACTCGAGATCGAGTCTCCTGACCCTCGCTCGAGACGTTGCCGCCGTCGCCCGCGAGCGCCAGATCAGCGTCAAATCCGCTGGCCTCGCCTATCACGGGTTCAACACGCTCGTCCCGCTGGTTATCCTCTTGCTCGTCGGCGTCACGCTCGTCGACGCACTCGAGCCCTTGCTCACCGCGCTCGAGGAAGCCACCGGACTCGAGGGCATGGTCTCGGAGGAAGGACTCGAGGCGGCGACTGCTGAGGGGAACGAGGCGCGGACGTACGCGGCGATTCTGGCGCTCGTGATTTTGCTCTGGAGCGCCGTCCGGTTGTTTCAGGCGGTCAACAGCGCCTTTACCGATGTCTACGGCTCGCGCAAGAAGGAGTCGTACATGACGACGGCGGCGACGGTGACGCTCGTCACGGGGTTCAACGTCGCCCTGATGACGCTCACGCTGGTCGCCGGTGTCGCGCTCGTCAGTATCGTCGGCATGAGCCTCTCGATTCGCGGGGGCGGGCTCGCCGCGACGGCGGCCGGCTCTGTCGTCTTGACCGGTCTGCTGGTGGTCGTCTTCATCCCGATGTACTACCTCTTTCCGCAGGTCGATGTCTCGGTCCGGGAGGTGTTTCCAGGGACGATCTTCGCGGCGCTGTCGTGGGCCGTCCTCGCCGCGAGCTTTCGCTTCTACGTCGCAACCTCCGATAGCGTCGCTCTGTTCGGGATCGCTGGCGCAATCTTGCTCATCCTGACGTGGGTCTACTTCGGAAGCCTCTGTCTGTTGCTCGGAGCCGTCCTCAACGCCGTGCTCGCAGATCGTGTCTCGCCCGACGACGGGTGGGTCCCCCTGTGGGGCGTGTGGTCGAAGTACGCCGGCCTGTTCAGGTGA
- a CDS encoding DUF2196 domain-containing protein, which produces MSNERPTADELRHGITVELVQGDQDVQSEDREPIIGEIGTVYEDDPAGPKVELKNGAVGHVQSVVHDK; this is translated from the coding sequence ATGTCGAACGAACGCCCCACCGCTGACGAACTCCGCCACGGTATCACCGTCGAACTCGTCCAGGGCGATCAGGACGTCCAGTCCGAAGACCGTGAGCCGATTATCGGTGAGATTGGAACGGTCTACGAGGACGACCCGGCAGGCCCCAAAGTCGAACTGAAAAACGGCGCAGTCGGCCACGTCCAGTCGGTCGTCCACGACAAATAG
- the msrB gene encoding peptide-methionine (R)-S-oxide reductase MsrB has product MEHRGDADDRPTDDAEWREQLSDEEYRILREAGTEAPFSGEYVDHKDDGSYACAGCGAELFDSETKFDSGCGWPSFYDTDDERVETRTDTSHGMRRTEVLCAECGGHLGHVFEDGPEPTGKRYCINSVALEFEDDE; this is encoded by the coding sequence ATGGAACACCGAGGCGACGCCGACGACCGTCCAACGGACGACGCGGAGTGGCGCGAACAACTCAGCGACGAGGAGTATCGCATCCTTCGCGAAGCCGGCACGGAGGCCCCGTTCAGCGGCGAGTACGTCGACCACAAAGACGACGGTAGCTACGCCTGTGCCGGCTGCGGGGCCGAACTGTTCGACTCCGAAACCAAGTTCGACTCCGGGTGTGGCTGGCCGAGTTTCTACGACACCGACGACGAACGCGTCGAAACGCGGACCGACACCAGCCACGGCATGCGCCGCACCGAAGTGCTGTGTGCCGAGTGTGGCGGCCACCTCGGGCACGTCTTCGAGGACGGCCCCGAGCCGACCGGCAAACGCTACTGTATCAATAGCGTCGCCCTCGAGTTCGAAGACGACGAGTAA
- a CDS encoding RNA-guided endonuclease TnpB family protein has protein sequence MEKSLTKTLVFQLQSDNERLLSEAYHEARWVYNRTIRLAKDGMDWDDISPRLEDDADLVKNTTQRIVAKALDALQQSYDRDEYNTPSHEKAGAYPLRMNFTEGYNLSLEDGEIHYRVSAKPYNPVKGTLRGAPDNLELLEQALKSDEWKVGTAEAMKRNGNYELHVNVTHLEATVQDKTDAQTVVGVDINEDCVALAALREDDIDDSVVIDYPEIKQERHRYFTMRKRMQNAGQTAFDRVFEDKEERYVHDQLHQVSRRIVEWVQQFESPLVVFEDLKHMRDSIDYGTRMNRRLHSLPFHKLRSFVAYKAAFEGIPNDNIDPAYTSQTCSFSKCEHMARSNRRKKRFKCKACGRQDHADRNAAVNIAKKGLEKLNRNVPALNTLPTVRKLRRQASGCVNQPTVTHATVRGHQADGRVGVSD, from the coding sequence ATGGAAAAGTCGCTCACGAAGACACTCGTCTTCCAACTGCAATCCGATAACGAGCGACTTCTTTCCGAGGCGTACCACGAAGCCCGATGGGTGTACAACCGGACCATCCGATTAGCGAAAGACGGGATGGACTGGGACGACATCTCACCGCGTCTCGAAGACGACGCCGACCTCGTGAAGAACACTACGCAACGCATCGTCGCCAAGGCACTTGATGCACTTCAGCAGTCCTACGACCGCGACGAGTACAACACCCCCAGTCACGAGAAAGCGGGGGCGTACCCGTTGCGAATGAACTTCACCGAAGGCTACAACCTCTCCCTCGAAGACGGCGAGATACACTACCGGGTTAGTGCCAAGCCGTACAATCCGGTGAAAGGCACACTTCGTGGCGCACCAGACAACCTCGAACTTCTCGAACAAGCCCTCAAAAGTGACGAATGGAAAGTAGGAACCGCCGAAGCGATGAAGCGCAACGGCAACTACGAACTCCACGTCAACGTTACTCACCTCGAAGCCACTGTTCAGGACAAAACGGACGCTCAGACCGTCGTTGGTGTGGACATCAACGAGGACTGTGTAGCACTCGCTGCACTCCGCGAAGACGACATTGATGATTCGGTGGTCATCGACTACCCTGAAATCAAGCAAGAGCGTCATCGGTACTTCACGATGCGAAAGCGAATGCAAAACGCTGGTCAGACAGCGTTCGACCGCGTGTTCGAGGACAAGGAAGAACGGTACGTTCACGATCAACTCCACCAAGTCTCCCGGCGAATTGTGGAGTGGGTTCAGCAATTCGAGTCGCCGCTCGTTGTGTTTGAAGACCTCAAGCACATGCGAGATTCGATTGATTACGGCACTCGGATGAATCGTCGATTGCACTCGTTGCCGTTTCACAAACTCCGTTCGTTCGTCGCGTACAAAGCGGCGTTCGAAGGGATTCCGAACGATAACATCGACCCGGCTTACACCAGCCAGACGTGTTCCTTCTCAAAGTGTGAGCATATGGCTCGGTCGAATCGCCGGAAGAAGCGGTTTAAGTGCAAAGCGTGTGGTCGGCAAGACCACGCTGACCGGAACGCGGCAGTGAATATTGCGAAGAAAGGATTGGAGAAGTTGAATCGAAATGTGCCTGCTCTCAACACGTTGCCAACTGTTCGGAAACTGCGACGGCAGGCATCGGGCTGTGTGAACCAGCCGACCGTGACCCACGCAACCGTTCGAGGCCACCAAGCCGATGGTCGCGTGGGAGTGTCCGATTAA
- a CDS encoding bacterio-opsin activator domain-containing protein has product MPPRDALAAAALETLPITVAVLDDDGEILLTNESWRAFEGDELSTDHVGVNYVATAAMDRDDDDHAARAVEGIEAILAGDRETFSMEYPCHSPQQKRWFLMRASRFSADGEMRVSVIHLDITDRKLAEIAAEASAEQVREEHRALEHVLHRVDGLVRDVTDAAVGAGTRDEIERQVCQRLVDTEPYVLAWIGRVDVATQRITPQTWAGHDDIPLEDDELVLESEDDRSHPAVQALEAGDSHVIQDLESFEAADRWWPTCAGEHVQSVAAIPLEYGDVTYGVLVLFAAESGVFDGRELPVLESLAGTVSTALNAIETQQMLTTETVVELEVAIEDPSLFVTSLADTLEAMITYRGLTYDESGTPLAFFHVDEIDGAVDVATNIEGVEQVTVVTEYDDGLLLELALVDGLVPALATHGAVIQRFDVDGRVADLTLELPNGQSARATYNMITERYDRVELLSYQESNRPAKTPRDVSAQLDERLTDRQQMALQKAYYADYFEWPRDVSGEELAASMGVSRSTFHQHLRAAQRKLLEELFAADPTSEG; this is encoded by the coding sequence ATGCCACCCCGGGATGCACTCGCTGCGGCCGCACTCGAGACACTCCCGATCACCGTCGCCGTTCTCGATGATGACGGGGAGATTCTCCTTACCAACGAGTCCTGGCGGGCGTTCGAGGGGGACGAACTGTCGACTGATCACGTCGGCGTCAACTACGTCGCAACCGCAGCGATGGACCGTGACGACGACGATCACGCCGCTCGAGCAGTCGAGGGAATCGAAGCCATCCTTGCCGGCGACCGCGAGACGTTCTCGATGGAATACCCCTGTCATTCGCCCCAGCAAAAGCGATGGTTCTTGATGCGTGCGAGTCGGTTCAGCGCTGATGGGGAGATGCGCGTCTCGGTCATCCACCTTGATATCACCGACCGAAAACTCGCCGAAATCGCTGCCGAAGCCTCAGCCGAACAGGTCCGCGAAGAACACCGCGCACTCGAGCACGTCTTACACCGTGTCGACGGCCTCGTTCGCGACGTCACGGACGCTGCCGTCGGTGCGGGCACTCGTGATGAGATCGAACGGCAGGTCTGTCAGCGACTCGTCGACACCGAGCCGTACGTTCTCGCCTGGATCGGCCGCGTCGACGTCGCGACACAGCGAATTACACCGCAGACGTGGGCCGGCCACGACGACATCCCACTCGAGGATGACGAACTCGTCCTCGAGTCCGAGGATGATCGCTCGCATCCAGCCGTCCAGGCGCTCGAGGCGGGCGACTCTCACGTGATTCAGGACCTCGAGTCGTTCGAGGCTGCTGATCGCTGGTGGCCCACCTGCGCTGGCGAGCACGTCCAGTCGGTCGCGGCGATTCCACTCGAGTACGGTGACGTCACCTATGGCGTCCTCGTGCTCTTTGCTGCTGAATCGGGCGTCTTCGACGGTCGGGAACTGCCAGTCCTCGAATCGCTTGCCGGCACGGTGTCGACTGCACTCAACGCTATCGAGACACAACAGATGCTGACAACCGAAACCGTCGTCGAACTCGAGGTGGCAATCGAGGACCCATCGTTGTTCGTGACGTCTCTCGCAGACACGCTCGAGGCGATGATCACCTATCGGGGGCTAACCTACGACGAGAGCGGGACACCGCTGGCCTTCTTCCACGTCGACGAAATCGACGGCGCTGTCGATGTTGCGACCAATATCGAGGGCGTCGAACAGGTAACCGTCGTCACCGAGTACGACGATGGGTTGTTACTCGAGTTAGCACTGGTAGATGGGCTGGTCCCAGCACTTGCCACCCACGGCGCGGTTATCCAGCGATTCGACGTCGATGGCCGCGTCGCGGACCTCACACTCGAGTTGCCAAACGGACAGTCCGCCCGGGCAACGTATAACATGATCACGGAGCGCTACGACCGAGTGGAACTACTCAGCTATCAGGAGAGCAATCGGCCGGCCAAGACGCCACGAGACGTGAGTGCACAACTCGATGAGCGACTGACTGACCGCCAGCAAATGGCCCTTCAGAAGGCCTATTACGCCGATTACTTCGAGTGGCCCCGCGACGTGTCGGGCGAGGAACTTGCGGCGTCGATGGGCGTCTCCAGATCGACGTTCCACCAGCACCTCCGCGCTGCACAGCGAAAACTGCTTGAGGAACTGTTTGCCGCTGACCCCACTAGTGAGGGCTAG
- a CDS encoding phytoene/squalene synthase family protein, protein MQQDQIDAGKAIQRRTGKTFYLATKFLPERVRHATHVLYAFFRIADEVVDDPGDISPEQQRAELEALRAQALGETEPDDPVLEAFVELREQYGIADEEVNEFIDAMATDIETSRYETYADLEAYMRGSAAAVGVMMTAIMEPEMEDAALPHAIKLGEAFQLTNFLRDVREDILDRDRIYLPEETLERYDVSEEEIERLEYSEEFGAAMAHELQRAEDLYREGVAGIRYLPEDCQLPVLLSAVLYAEHHALIRNQEYDVLSAGPSLSTTRKLWCLAKTRWHWHWNRDPEAVFHRVSAIPTVDPDPHGRSPGHGDSIPTQ, encoded by the coding sequence ATGCAACAGGATCAGATTGATGCCGGAAAGGCGATCCAGCGCCGCACCGGAAAGACGTTTTATCTCGCCACCAAATTCCTTCCAGAGCGTGTCCGACACGCAACACACGTGCTGTATGCGTTTTTCCGAATCGCGGACGAGGTTGTCGACGACCCCGGCGACATTTCGCCCGAACAGCAACGTGCTGAACTCGAGGCGCTGCGAGCGCAGGCACTCGGCGAAACCGAGCCTGACGATCCAGTTCTCGAGGCGTTCGTCGAACTGCGCGAGCAGTACGGCATCGCCGACGAGGAAGTCAACGAGTTCATCGACGCCATGGCGACCGATATCGAAACGAGTCGGTACGAAACCTACGCCGACCTCGAGGCCTATATGCGTGGCTCAGCGGCCGCCGTCGGTGTGATGATGACGGCGATCATGGAACCTGAGATGGAAGATGCAGCGCTTCCACACGCAATCAAACTCGGCGAAGCGTTCCAGTTAACGAACTTCCTGCGAGACGTTCGCGAGGACATCCTCGACCGCGACCGGATCTATCTCCCCGAAGAGACGCTCGAGAGATACGACGTCAGCGAGGAAGAAATTGAACGCCTCGAGTACTCTGAGGAGTTTGGAGCGGCGATGGCACACGAACTCCAGCGCGCTGAGGACCTGTACCGAGAGGGCGTTGCCGGTATCCGCTATCTGCCCGAGGACTGCCAGTTGCCAGTGTTGCTGTCGGCCGTGCTCTACGCTGAACATCACGCACTGATCCGTAATCAGGAGTACGACGTACTCTCCGCTGGCCCATCGTTGTCGACGACGCGAAAACTGTGGTGTCTGGCGAAGACGCGCTGGCACTGGCACTGGAATCGTGACCCTGAAGCGGTGTTTCACCGTGTGTCTGCGATTCCAACCGTCGACCCCGACCCTCACGGCCGCAGCCCCGGCCACGGTGACAGCATCCCGACGCAGTAA